Below is a window of Janthinobacterium lividum DNA.
GCATGGCGTCGAACAATTCCACCTTGGCCCCCTGCTCGGCGGCCGCCTGGGCGGCCATCAGGCCGGCGGGACCGCCGCCGATGACGGCGATGTGAAACGGAGGGGAACTGGAGTTGGTCATGGCAAGCTGGAAAGACGGTGAAAACCCCGGCATTTTAGTCGAGATTGGCCCGGATATGGCCCGCCGATGGCGATCGCGCCCAAAAATGAGGCATACTGCGCCAGGCATGCTGCAACGATCGGCAGTTTCATATCACTTGACGACAAGACACGAGAGGAGAAACACATGGGCGCAGGATTCTGGATTTCCCGCTATTTGCTGGCCAGTTCGATTTTATTCATCATCCTGACAGTGGTCGAGTACAGCAAGGGCACCACCAGCCAGGCAGATATCCTCAGCGCGCTGGCCTGGTCGCTGGTGGCATCGGCCATCTTCATCGGCTCGAAATACTGGCGCTACAAGAAAGCCATCGCCTGCGCGACGTGCAGCGGGGACAAGCCAAAAACCAAGTCGTCAATAAAAAATGGCCGCTTCAGCGGCCATTTTCTCAAGTGGGCATTCTCAGCCGCCCGTCACGGGCGGGAAGAACGCCACCTCGTCACCTTCGCCTATCACGATATCGGCATCGCACATCACCTGGTTATGCGCCATGCGCAGCGCGCGGCCTTGCGCCAGCGCGTATTCCCAGTTGCCGCCGCGGGCGATCAGCAGATTTCGTACCTCGCCCACCGTCAGTCGCGGCTCGGCCACTTCCAACACTTCCTGGGACGTGCCCACCAGCTCGCGCACGCTGGCGAAAAAACGCAGATTGATCTTCATCGATACTTCCTTAGTACAGCAATTCGTTAAACGGGATAAAACGCAGCATGTCGCCGCGCGCAATCGACAACCCCGGCGGGCAGTCGATCAAGCCATCGCCCCACACGGTGGACGTCAGCACGCCTGAACTCTGGTTGGCGAACAGTTCCAGTTCACCCTCGTCATTGACCTTGGCGCGCAAGAACTCGTTGCGCTTGTCCGCCTTCAGGCGTTCAAACGCGGCCGGCAGCTTGTAACTGCGTGGCGCCAGATTCCCCGCCACGCCCTGCAGGCGCAAAATGAACGGGCGCACGAACAGTAAAAAAGTGACAAAGCTCGACACGGGATTGCCGGGCAAGCCGACAAAGAACGCATGCTGCACTTCACCGAAGGCCAGCGGTTTGCCCGGTTTGACGGCGATCTGCCACATGTTCAGCCGCCCTTCCGCTTCCACGGCAGGCTTGATATGGTCTTCCTCACCCACGGACACGCCGCCCGAAGTGATGATCAAATCATTGCCCTGGGCCGCCTGGCGCAGCACGGCTTTTGTCGCTTCCAGGCTGTCGGGCACGATGCCCAAATCCGTGATGTCGCAGCCGAGGTTTTCCAGCAAGCCGCGCAAGGTAAAACGGTTCGAGTTGTAGACGGCGCCCGGCGCCAGAGGTTCACCGGGCATGGCCAGCTCGTCACCCGTGAAAAACACGGCCACGCGCAGCTTGCGCAGCACCGGTACTTGCGCCAGGCCTACCGAGGCGGCCAGGCCCATTTCCTGGCTGCGCAGGCGCCGGCCCACGCCCAGTATCTCGCCGCCCGCGCGGATATCCTCGCCCTGGCGGCGTACCCATTCCCCTGCTTTCGGCACGTGATTGACCGTCACCACGCCATCGGCCACCGTGCACTGCTCCTGCATCACGACGCAATCGGCGCCGTCCGGGATCAGGGCGCCCGTAAAGATGCGCGCCGCCGTCCCCGGCTGCAAGGGCTGGCCTACGTGGCCGGCCGCGATACGCTGCGACACGGGCAAACTGGCCGCGCCGCTGGCGCAATCCTGCGCGCGCACGCAATAGCCATCCATCTGCGTGTTGTCGCGCTCGGGCACGTTCAGGGTCGACGTTTGCGCGATGGCCAGCACGCGGCCGTTGGCGCGCATGGTGTCGACCAGTTCCACTTCGGTCACAGGGCGCGCCGCGTCCAGCATGAAGGCTTGCGCCTCGGCCACCGACAGCATAGGCTTGCGTACAGTGCTGGCGTCTGTCATCACAGTCCCGTGTTAGCGGCGATATACGCCTTCATTTTTTCCACGTCCGCATCCATCACGACAAACTTTTGCGGCAAGTCTTCGATGTTCTCGAAGCCACTTGGCCGTTCAGCGTCCACGCCCAGCGCTTCGAGGATGGTTTCGTTGAACTTGGCCGCCAGCGCCGTTTCCAGCACAATCATCGGCACGTTGGGTTCCAGGTGCTCGCGCGCCACCTTGATGCCGTCGGCCGTGTGCGTGTCGATGGTGATGCCGTAATCGTCGGCCACGTCGCGGATGGTGTCGACGCGGTCCTGGTGCGTGGACTTGCCCGACTTGAAGCCATACTTGGCGACTTGCTTGAATTCGTCGCCATCGCTGCCAGGCTTGCCGGACAAGTCGAAGCCGCCGTGGGTTTCCACTTTCGTGAACAGGGCGCGCACGCGCTCGCTGTCGCGGCCCACCAGATCGTAGACGAAGCGCTCGAAATTCGACGCTTTCGAGATGTCCATCGACGGGCTGCTCGTATGGTAGGTCTCGGCGGACTTGCGCACGCGGTAGACGCCCGTGCGGAAGAATTCGTCGAGCACGTCGTTTTCATTCGTGGCCGCCACCAGTTTTGAGATCGGCAGCCCCATCATGCGGGCGATATGGCCGGCGCAGATATTGCCGAAGTTGCCCGACGGCACCGTGAACGACACTTTCTGTTCGTTGCTGGTGGTGGCCGCCAAGTAACCGCGGAAGTAGTACACGACTTGCGCCACGACACGCGCCCAATTGATGGAGTTGACGGTGCCGATTTTCTGTTTCGCCTTGAACGGCAAGTCGTTCGACACGGCCTTGACCATATCCTGGCAATCGTCGAACACGCCTTCGACGGCGATGTTGTAGATGTTCGGGTCTTGCAGGCTGAACATCTGCGCCGTCTGGAAGGCGCTCATTTTCTTGTGCGGCGACAGCATGAAGACGCGGATGGCCTTCTTGCCGCGCATCGCGTATTCGGCCGCGCTGCCCGTGTCGCCGGACGTGGCGCCGAAGATATTGAGTTCCGCGTTGTGCTTGGTGAGCGTGTATTCGAACAGGTTGCCCAGCAACTGCATGGCCATGTCCTTGAAGGCCAGGGTCGGACCGTTCGACAGCGCCTGCAGCATCAGAGTGGTCTGGCCGCCCTTGACGACGTTTTCTTCGAGCACGCGCAGCGGCGTGATGTCGGCCGCATTTTCGCCGGCGCGGGCGTTCTTGTAGACTGCCTTGGTATAGGTTTTCGCCGTCAGTGCCTTCAGGTCCGCGGCCGGGATATCGGTGGCGAACTTCTTCAGGATTTCGAATGCCAGGTCGGCATACGACAATGTGCGCCAGGCATTGAGCTCGGCACCAGTGACTTGCGGGTAGTGTTCAGGGAGATACAGTCCGCCATCGGGGGCCAGGCCGCCCAGGAGGATATCGGAGAATTGCTGCAAAGATGACTGTTGCGACTGCAATGGCGCTTTATCAGCGCGGGTAGACACGTAATGCATAGATTTGAAGAGTCCAATTGAGCTGAGAGCGGTTGATCATGAATGGCAGCGGATATTATAGTGCCAGCCGCCGTCCAAGGCGAATCGCGTGGCGCCAGCCAGATCAAGATGTGACAATTGGAGAGCTTGAATGTTATCAATCCAGCCATAATGGCTGAGATCAAGCCAGGTGAACATGGCCGGTGTAAGCACTGGCGTGCGCCGCCGATTTGCGCCACACTGTGCTGAATGTTCCTGCCATGACTATTGATGGAGTCGAAAACCGGCCATGCCGATCAGTAAAAAACCGTATTTGCAAAGCGCCGCGCTGCGCCCCGACGTTGCCGTCGATCTGGACCACTATCCGTTCACCATCCCCGCCATCCGCGACTTCGTGCACATGGACTTCCACCGCGATGTAACATTTTTCGTGGGCGAAAATGGCAGCGGCAAGTCGACCATGCTCGAAGCGCTGGCCGTGGCGCTGGGCTTTGGCAAGGATGGCGGCACGCGCAATGTGCGCATCGCCCTGCCGTCAGATGAGGAGTCGGGCTTGCACGCACACTTGCGTTTGAGCAAAAGCTACAAGAAGCCCGATGACAGTTATTTTTTGCGCGCCGAGAGCTTTTTCAACGTCGCCACCTACATGGACGACATGCCCGAATACCTGGGCAGCTACGGCGGCAAGTCGCTGCACGCGCAATCGCACGGCGAAGCGTTCATGGCGACCTTGATCAACAAGCTGCGGGGAAAAGGCTTGTATCTGCTGGACGAGCCCGAGGCGGCGCTGTCGCCGAGCCGCCAGATGGCGGCCCTGTCGGTGATCCACCAGCTGGTGCAGGACGACTCCCAGCTGATCATCGCCACCCACTCGCCGATACTGCTGGCCTACCCGAACGCGAAAATCCTGATGTTTACGGGCGGCGGCATCCACGAAGTGGCGTATGAAGACACGGAACACTACGCCGTGACGCGCGATTTCCTGAATAATTATCCACGAAGGCTGGAGCAGCTGTTTGAGGAGGAGTGAGGGTGCAATAAGACGCAGCGGAAATCTGGGGTCAGACCCGGCGGGTCTGACCCCGGCACTTAGCAAGCGGCGTGGTTGACGGTGATCACGTGCACGGCCAGCCCGCCCAGAGACGTTTCCTTGTACTTGTCCTGCATGTCCGCGCCCGTCTGGCGCATGGTTTCGATGACTTCGTCGAGGCTGACGAAATGCGTGCCATCGCCCTTCAGCGCCAGCGAGGCGGCCGTAATCGCTTTCACGGCGCCCATGCCATTGCGCTCGATGCAGGGGATCTGCACCAGGCCGCCGATGGGGTCGCACGTCATGCCCAGGTGGTGTTCGATGCCGATTTCAGCTGCGTTCTCGATCTGTTCATTCGTGCCGCCCAGCGCGGCCACGAGGCCGGCCGCCGCCATGGCGCACGCCACGCCCACTTCGCCCTGGCACCCCACTTCGGCGCCCGAAATCGAGGCATTGCGCTTGCACAGCATGCCGATGGCGGCCGCCGTCAGCATGAAGCGGCGCACGCCGCCGACCGGGTCGCTGGGGCGGCAATCCTGCGCATAGTAGCGCAGCACGGCCGGGATGATGCCGGCGGCGCCGTTGGTCGGCGCCGTCACCACGCGCCCGCCGGCCGCGTTTTCCTCGTTGACGGCCATCGCGTACAGGCTGACCAGGTGCACAGCGTCGTGCGGCAAGTCGTTGGCGCGGTTGTCGGACGCCTTCGCCTCCTGCGCCAAACGCCATAATTTCGCGGCGCGGCGCTTCACGTTCAAGCCGCCCGGCAGGTTGCCCGTCGTTTCCAGGCCGTGCGCGATGCAGTCGCGCATGACGTGCCAGATGCGGTCCAGGCCTTCATTGAGTTCTGTCTCGCTGCGCTTGACGCACTCGTTCGCGCGCAGCATTTCAGGGATCGACAGGCCGCTTTCCACGCCATGCGCCAGCAACTGCTCCATGGTGTCGAAGGGGAAGACGACTCTTGCGCTGGCGGCCGACTCCACGGCCGCTTCCGCCTGGGCTTCGCCCGCTTCGCGGATAAAACCGCCGCCTATCGAGTAATACACTTTGTCGACACGGCTGCCGTCCGCCAGTTTCAGGGTGAAGCGCATGCCGTTCGGGTGCTCGGGCAGCGACTCGCTCTTGTTCCAGATCAAACCCGTGGCAGCCGTAAACGGCACGACGTGCGTGCCCAGCAGCGCGATTTCACCGGCCGTCTCGATGGCGGCCAGCTTGCTGTCGACTGCATCGGGCGCCACGTCCTGCGGCGTTTCGCCCATCAAACCCAGAATGACGGCCTTGTCCGTGGCATGGCCCACGCCCGTCAGCGCCAGCGAGCCATACAGGGCCGCCTCGACGCCCACTACTTGGTCCAGCGGACCGTATTCGACCAGAAAACGCCGCGCCGCCACCATCGGTCCCACTGTATGGGAACTCGACGGCCCGATGCCGATTTTAAACAGGTCAAATACGCTCATGTCCATGTAGTGTCTCTTTACTTGTGTTGTAGTTATTTATATGGTGATCGTGCGCGTTCAGGCTGCCTTGGCGGCGTGGCCCACGTCGACATTGGCCAGCATGTCCGTGACCATCTGCTCGACGCCGATCTGCGCCTTCCAGCCCCAATCGGCGCTGGCCTTGCTGTCGTCCAGACTTTGCGGCCAGCTGTCGGCGATGGCCTGGCGGCTGTCCGGCTTGTAGCTGATCTTGAAGTCCGGCACCATGTGCACGATGGCTTTCGCCAGTTGCTCGGGGTTGAACGACACGCCCGCCACATTGTACGAAGAACGGATCTTGATCGATGCTGCCGGCGCGTCCATCAGTTCGATGGTGGCGCGGATCGCGTCGGGCATGTAAATCATCGGCAAGGTGGTGTTCGCATCGAGGAAGCAGTCATAGCGCTCGCCGCGCAAGGCCGCATGGAAGATGGCGATCGCGTAATCGGTGGTGCCGCCGCCCGGAGGCGACTTGTAGCTGATGATGCCCGGGTAGCGGATGCTGCGCACGTCCACGCCATACTTGTTGAAATAGTATTCGCACAGGCGCTCGCCGGCCAGCTTGCTGATGCCGTACATCGACGTCGGGTCCATCACCGTCATTTGCGGCGTGTTCACTTGCGGCGTGTTCGGGCCAAAGGCGGCGATCGACGATGGCCAGAAGATGCGCAAAGGCTTACCTGCTTCGCCCCGCTCGCGCGCCAGTTCCAGGATATTGAGCAAGCCGTCCATGTTCAGGCTCCATGCCTTCAGCGGAGCCGCCTCGCCCGTGGCCGACAGCATCGCCGCCAGCTGGTACACCTGGGTGATGTTCTCGTCAGCGATGACGGTCGCCAGGCCGTCCTTGTCCAGCACATTGAGCTGGGCATAGCGCTTGGCCTGGTACAGATTATTCGTGCCGATGTCGCTGGCGATGACGTTGTCCGCGCCGTGCTGCAGCGCGAGCGCGCCCACCAGTTCACTACCGATTTGGCCGTTTGCGCCAATGACTAAGATGCGTTCCATGCTATTTTCCTGAATTCTTGTTAATTAGTAGTGGTAGTGGTCAGCAGACCGAGTTCCTTGCCTGCCTGCTCGAAGGCGGCCAGCACTTTCACCAGCTGTTCACGCGTGTGCGCAGCCGACAGCTGCACGCGGACACGGGCCTGGCCCATCGGCACGACCGGGTAGAAGAAACCCGTCACCAGCACGCCCAGCTCATACAGGCGGGCGGCGAATTTCTGCGCCACGGGAGCGTCGAACAGCATCACCGGCACGACAGGATGGGTGCCCGGCTTGATGGTGAAGCCGATGCGCTCGATCTCGCTGCGGAAGAAAGCCGTGTTGTCATGCAGGCGGTCGCGCAGTTCCGTCGACTTGGCCAGGCGTTCCAGTACCGACAGCGAAGCGCCGGCGATCGATGGCGCCAGGGTGTTCGAGAACAGATACGGGCGCGATTTCTGGCGCAGGGTGTCGATGACTTCCTTGCGCGCCGAGGTAAAGCCGCCCATGGCGCCGCCCAGAGCCTTGCCCAGGGTGCCCGTGATGATGTCGATGCGGCCCATCACATTGTGGTGTTCGTGCGTGCCGCGGCCCGTCGCGCCCATGAAGCCTGAAGCGTGGCATTCGTCGATCATCACCAGCGCGCCGTATTGGTCGGCCAGGTCGCAGATTTTGTCGAGCTGCGCAATCGTGCCATCCATCGAGAACACGCCGTCCGTGACGATGACTTTATGGCGCTTGCCGGCGGCAATCGCCGCTTTCAGCTGCACTTCCAGGTCGGCCATGTCGTTGTGGGCGTAGCGGTAGCGGCCTGCCTTGCACAGGCGGATGCCGTCGATGATGGAAGCGTGGTTCAGCGCGTCGGAGATGATGGCGTCGTTTTCATCGAACAGGGGCTCGAACACGCCGCCGTTGGCGTCGAATGCGGCCGCATACAAAATCGTGTCCTCGGTACCCAGGAACGCGGAAATCGCCTGTTCCAGTTCTTTATGTACGGTTTGCGTGCCGCAAATGAAGCGCACGGACGACAGGCCGTAGCCATACTTTTCCGTAGCGGCAATGGACGCTTCCTGCGTCTGCAGGTCGCCTGACAGGCCAAGGTAGTTGTTCGCACACATATTGATCAGGGTACGGCCATCGTCGCACACCACTTCGGCGCCCTGGCGCGAGGCGATCACGCGCTCGGGCTTGTACAAGCCCTGTTCGCGCAGTTGATCGAGATTCTGTTGCAGACCGCTGAAAAAGGTGTTCTTCGCTTGCTCGCTCATGATGATCCTTGTGTGTCCCTGTTGTATGTGTGGTATCCGGATGACCTCAGCCGCCATAGGGGAGCGGCCGCTTGACCGGTGCGCGCAGTATGCTGTACCGTGAAGCGCTGTTTGAAGTCTACACGTTTCCGTGTTTTTCCTAAAAATCCACTATTTCGAACTGAAATTCAATATAGTGGATATTACCCAAGCATTTTGAACTTTGCAAGCCACCTGCCGATGAAAACCAGCGTTTCGACCAATTCTCCCCCTGAAGTGGGTGCCACCCTGCAACGGCTGCGCCTCGCCCGCGGCCTGACACTGGAAGATTTGTCGCGCATCGCGGGCGTCTCGAAGTCCATGTTGTCGCAAATCGAGCGCGAAAAAGCCAATCCCACCATCGCCATCACGTGGCGCCTGGCCAACGCCCTGGGCGTGCAGATCGGCGAATTGCTCTCCAGCGCGGAAAAAGCCGTGGAAACCATCCGCATCACGGATGCCCACGAAACCCCCACCCTGCCCGGCGACCACGCGGGCTACGTGCTGCGCATCCTGGGGCCGATGGAACTGGCTGGCAAGTACGAATGGTATGAAGTGACCCTGGCGCCGGGCGGCGAACTGGCGTCGCAGCCGCACGACCCTGGCACCACCGAGCATTTGACGGTGATCCATGGCAACCTGGAGCTGGAAGTGGGTACAGCGAAGAAAAAGGTCAAGAATGGCGGCACGGCACGCTATCCGGCGGACCAGCCGCATACCATCCGCAATCTGGGAAAAACTGAAGGAAAAGCTTTACTGGTGGTCATCCATAGATAGTTGCTTTTCAGCGGTGTGCAATAAGCTCTTTCACCCATGCTAAGATTTTGGAATAGACAAGATTTTCACTGTCTTTCATGGAGCCTTAGCAATGACGATTTCCGAAAGCACCACCCTCTTCCACCAAAAAAGGTCGTCCAGTACGATCCTGATATTGCGCTGCAATCCGGGCAGGATATCGTCTACCGCCTCTCGCTCGAGTATGACGACAAGCGCAAGATGCCGGACTTGATCGCCGGCTTCCTGGAAAAAACTGACAAGAATGCGCTTGAGGCGCTGATCATCGGCATGTGGGGCGACCCCTACGAGGCGGGCGCTGACGAGGTGATCGCCGCGCTGGCCAGCCACGCGCCGCAGTTGCCCAACTTGCGCGCCCTGTTCATCGGCGACATGACGTACGAGGAATGCGAAATCTCGTGGATCGTGCAAGGCAGCTACAAGCCGCTGCTGGACGCTTTCCCGCAGCTGGAAGAACTGCGCATCCGTGGCGGCAATGAATTGATCATCGAACCGTTCGCGCACCAGAACCTGCGCAAGTTCACCATCGAGTCCGGTGGCCTCGATCAGAAGATCGCGCAGGCGTTGGCCCAGTCGAGCATGCCCAAGCTGGAATACCTGGAACTGTGGCTAGGCACGGACGACTACGGCTTCTCGGGCGACGTGGCGCTGTACCAGCAGGTACTGGCGCAACTGGCCACGCCAACCCTGCATTACCTGGGCCTGCGCGATGCGCAGATCGCCGACGAGCTGGCCGTCTGGCTAGCTAACGAGCCGCTGCTGGCCACGGTCGAGACCCTGGATCTGTCGCTGGGCACCCTGGGCGACATCGGCGCCGAAGCACTACTGCACGGCACGCAATTGGGCAATCTGAAGCGCATGGACCTGTCGCATCACTATATCTCGGAAGCGAACCAGGAAAAACTCAACGCCCTGCCCTTCCCGATCAGGCTCGATGATCCGCAGGAAGACGACGACGACGACGACGACGAAGTCTATCGCTATGTCGCCGTCGGCGAATAAATAAGGATGCTTTTGCTGGCCACCGCCGGCAGCAAGCGCGTGCGCCTGATGCAGGTGGCGCGCGCGCAACTGCGCCTGCCGCCTGCGCAAGTGCTGGAGTGGCGCGACTGGCTGGCGCAACCGGCGCTACTGGAGGAGGCATTGCGCCAACCCTGCCTGTTCAAGATCGAACCGCCCGGCGACGATCCTGCCGCCCATTTTCTGTTATTGCAGGCGGGCTGCCGGCTGCAGGACCGTCCGCCAGTCGCGGCGCCCGCACATGGCGAGCTGCTGGCCATGGATACCTGGTTTGCCGGTTTTACAGCTGCCATGGCGTCCCTGACGACGCAACTGGCCGAGCTGCCGCAGGCGCGCGTATTCAATGCACCGGGCGAGATCAGTCTCATGACGGACAAGCTGGCCTGCCAGCGCCATTTGGCGGCGCACGGCGTGCCCATACCCGACTTGCTGGGCCCCGTGGAGAGCTACGGGCACCTGCAGTCGCTGCTGCACCAGCATGACCTCGACCGCGTGTACCTGAAACCGCGCTACGGCTCGTCCGCGTCCGGCGTCGTCGCCTACCGGCGCAACCGGGCGGGCCGGCAGCAAGCCACCACCTCGGCCAACTTGTCGCGGGTGGATGGCCAGACACGTTTATTCAACGTCAAGCACATGACGCGCTACGAGACGCAGCACGACATCGCCGCCCTCGTCGACGCGCTGGCCGCCCAGGAACTGTACGCGGAAGCGTGGCTGAACAAGCCGCGCTGCGGCGACAGCCATTACGATCTGCGCGTCGTGACCCTGGCGGGCCAGCCCGCGCACCGGGTGGCGCGTATCGGACAGCACATGATGACGAACCTGCACCTCGACAACCGGCGCGGCGACGCGGCCGGCCTTTTGAGCGAAGCCGACCTGGCGGCGCTGGAAGCAACAAGCGCCCAGGCCGCGCGCGCCTTCCCCTTCAGCCACGTGACGGGCTACGACCTCGTGGTACGCCAGGGCCAGGCCCATGTGCTGGAAGCAAATGCCTTCGGCGACCTGCTGCCCGGCTTGTTATGGCAAGGCGCGGACACTTACGCAGCGCAACTGACACATGTTTAAAGACGCACCGGCCATCCCCGACATTCACGCCATCGTCGGCAGCCACGACCTCGTCTTCCTCACGCTCGACACCCTGCGCTACGACGTGGCGCAAGCGCTGTATGAGGCGGGTGAATTGCCCGTGTTGGGGCGCTTCCTGCCGCCGGGCGGCTGGGAACGGCGCCACTCGCCCGCCACGTTCACGTATGCGGCGCACCAAGCCTTCTTCGCGGGCTTTTTGCCCACGCCGGCCGCGCCGGGACGCCATCCGCGCCTGTTCGCCAGCGCTTTTGCGGGCAGCGAAACGACATCGCCGCACACGTTTGCGTTCGAGGAAGCGGACCTTCCCGCCGCACTGGCCGCACGCGGCTACCGCACCATCTGCATCGGCGGCGTGGGTTTCTTTAATAAACAGACCGCGCTGGGCACGGTGCTGCCGTCGCTGTTCCAGGAAAGCCACTGGAGCGCCGGCATGGGCGTGGCCAGCCGCCACTCGACGCAAAAGCAGGTGGCGCTGGCCATAGCCCGCCTGGCGGACGGCGTGCAGCGCACCTTTTTGTTCATCAACGTGGCCGCCCTGCATACGCCGAACCGCGCCTACCTGCCCGGCTGCCGCGCCGACAACCTGGACAGCCATGCGGCGGCCCTGCGCTACGTGGATGGCGCGCTGGCGCCATTGTTTGCCGCCTGCGCCGCGCGCGCGCCCACGTTTGCCATCGTCTGCTCGGACCACGGCAGCGCATATGGCGAAGACGGCTACCGGGGCCACAGGGTGGCCCACGACAGCGTGTGGAACGTGCCATATGCGCACTTCTTCATCGCCCCCGATACAGACACAAATTCCCAGGAGTCCCCATCGTGAACCCAGCCGAACAAGCTGCCACCCTGGCGCAGCGCATGCGCCACACGCCCTACCAGGCGTATTCCTACTCGTATCCGCACAAGGCGGCCTACCGCGCCTTGCAGCAGGCGGCGCCCCTGGCGCCCCTGTGGGCGCGGCAGGACCGCTCCGCCCTCTTCGCCTACATCCACATCCCGTTTTGCGAGATGCGCTGCGGCTTTTGCAACCTGTTCGCCATGGCCCGTCCCAGTGCGGACATGGTCGAACGCTATGTGCAGCAGGTACTGGTGCAGATGCGCGCCCTGGCCGGCGCGCTGGGCGAACGGCGCTTTGCCCGCTTCGCGCTGGGCGGTGGCACGCCCACCTACCTGTCGCCGGCGCAGCTGGACACATTACTGTGCGGCGCGCGCGACGTCCTCGGCATCGACCTGCAGCACACGCCGGCCGGCATCGAAGCGTCTCCCGAAACCATCACGTTCGAGCGGCTTGCCGTCTGTCGCGCGCACGGCATCGACCGGGTCAGCCTGGGCATCCAGAGCTTTGCCGCCGGCGAAATGCGCGCGCTGGCCCGTCCGCAGCAAAACGCCACCGTCCATCACGCCATCGGTCTGATACGCGCAGCGGGCTTTCCCACCCTGAACCTGGACCTGATCTACGGCATCGCCGGGCAAACCGTCGCCAGCCTGCTGGCCTCCATCGACAGCGCGCTGGCCTTCGCGCCCGAGGAAATCTACCTGTATCCGCTCTACGTGCGCGAACAGACGGGTCTCGGCAAGGTGGCGCGCCGCCAGGGCGCGGAGTCGCTCAACCCCATCATGCTGGCGCGCGATGGCGACAGCCGTTTGACCCTGTACGCG
It encodes the following:
- the moaD gene encoding molybdopterin converting factor subunit 1 yields the protein MKINLRFFASVRELVGTSQEVLEVAEPRLTVGEVRNLLIARGGNWEYALAQGRALRMAHNQVMCDADIVIGEGDEVAFFPPVTGG
- the glp gene encoding gephyrin-like molybdotransferase Glp, with the protein product MTDASTVRKPMLSVAEAQAFMLDAARPVTEVELVDTMRANGRVLAIAQTSTLNVPERDNTQMDGYCVRAQDCASGAASLPVSQRIAAGHVGQPLQPGTAARIFTGALIPDGADCVVMQEQCTVADGVVTVNHVPKAGEWVRRQGEDIRAGGEILGVGRRLRSQEMGLAASVGLAQVPVLRKLRVAVFFTGDELAMPGEPLAPGAVYNSNRFTLRGLLENLGCDITDLGIVPDSLEATKAVLRQAAQGNDLIITSGGVSVGEEDHIKPAVEAEGRLNMWQIAVKPGKPLAFGEVQHAFFVGLPGNPVSSFVTFLLFVRPFILRLQGVAGNLAPRSYKLPAAFERLKADKRNEFLRAKVNDEGELELFANQSSGVLTSTVWGDGLIDCPPGLSIARGDMLRFIPFNELLY
- the thrC gene encoding threonine synthase, with protein sequence MHYVSTRADKAPLQSQQSSLQQFSDILLGGLAPDGGLYLPEHYPQVTGAELNAWRTLSYADLAFEILKKFATDIPAADLKALTAKTYTKAVYKNARAGENAADITPLRVLEENVVKGGQTTLMLQALSNGPTLAFKDMAMQLLGNLFEYTLTKHNAELNIFGATSGDTGSAAEYAMRGKKAIRVFMLSPHKKMSAFQTAQMFSLQDPNIYNIAVEGVFDDCQDMVKAVSNDLPFKAKQKIGTVNSINWARVVAQVVYYFRGYLAATTSNEQKVSFTVPSGNFGNICAGHIARMMGLPISKLVAATNENDVLDEFFRTGVYRVRKSAETYHTSSPSMDISKASNFERFVYDLVGRDSERVRALFTKVETHGGFDLSGKPGSDGDEFKQVAKYGFKSGKSTHQDRVDTIRDVADDYGITIDTHTADGIKVAREHLEPNVPMIVLETALAAKFNETILEALGVDAERPSGFENIEDLPQKFVVMDADVEKMKAYIAANTGL
- a CDS encoding AAA family ATPase; amino-acid sequence: MPISKKPYLQSAALRPDVAVDLDHYPFTIPAIRDFVHMDFHRDVTFFVGENGSGKSTMLEALAVALGFGKDGGTRNVRIALPSDEESGLHAHLRLSKSYKKPDDSYFLRAESFFNVATYMDDMPEYLGSYGGKSLHAQSHGEAFMATLINKLRGKGLYLLDEPEAALSPSRQMAALSVIHQLVQDDSQLIIATHSPILLAYPNAKILMFTGGGIHEVAYEDTEHYAVTRDFLNNYPRRLEQLFEEE
- a CDS encoding L-serine ammonia-lyase, with the protein product MDMSVFDLFKIGIGPSSSHTVGPMVAARRFLVEYGPLDQVVGVEAALYGSLALTGVGHATDKAVILGLMGETPQDVAPDAVDSKLAAIETAGEIALLGTHVVPFTAATGLIWNKSESLPEHPNGMRFTLKLADGSRVDKVYYSIGGGFIREAGEAQAEAAVESAASARVVFPFDTMEQLLAHGVESGLSIPEMLRANECVKRSETELNEGLDRIWHVMRDCIAHGLETTGNLPGGLNVKRRAAKLWRLAQEAKASDNRANDLPHDAVHLVSLYAMAVNEENAAGGRVVTAPTNGAAGIIPAVLRYYAQDCRPSDPVGGVRRFMLTAAAIGMLCKRNASISGAEVGCQGEVGVACAMAAAGLVAALGGTNEQIENAAEIGIEHHLGMTCDPIGGLVQIPCIERNGMGAVKAITAASLALKGDGTHFVSLDEVIETMRQTGADMQDKYKETSLGGLAVHVITVNHAAC
- a CDS encoding NAD-dependent epimerase/dehydratase family protein codes for the protein MERILVIGANGQIGSELVGALALQHGADNVIASDIGTNNLYQAKRYAQLNVLDKDGLATVIADENITQVYQLAAMLSATGEAAPLKAWSLNMDGLLNILELARERGEAGKPLRIFWPSSIAAFGPNTPQVNTPQMTVMDPTSMYGISKLAGERLCEYYFNKYGVDVRSIRYPGIISYKSPPGGGTTDYAIAIFHAALRGERYDCFLDANTTLPMIYMPDAIRATIELMDAPAASIKIRSSYNVAGVSFNPEQLAKAIVHMVPDFKISYKPDSRQAIADSWPQSLDDSKASADWGWKAQIGVEQMVTDMLANVDVGHAAKAA
- the kbl gene encoding glycine C-acetyltransferase, producing MSEQAKNTFFSGLQQNLDQLREQGLYKPERVIASRQGAEVVCDDGRTLINMCANNYLGLSGDLQTQEASIAATEKYGYGLSSVRFICGTQTVHKELEQAISAFLGTEDTILYAAAFDANGGVFEPLFDENDAIISDALNHASIIDGIRLCKAGRYRYAHNDMADLEVQLKAAIAAGKRHKVIVTDGVFSMDGTIAQLDKICDLADQYGALVMIDECHASGFMGATGRGTHEHHNVMGRIDIITGTLGKALGGAMGGFTSARKEVIDTLRQKSRPYLFSNTLAPSIAGASLSVLERLAKSTELRDRLHDNTAFFRSEIERIGFTIKPGTHPVVPVMLFDAPVAQKFAARLYELGVLVTGFFYPVVPMGQARVRVQLSAAHTREQLVKVLAAFEQAGKELGLLTTTTTN
- a CDS encoding XRE family transcriptional regulator yields the protein MKTSVSTNSPPEVGATLQRLRLARGLTLEDLSRIAGVSKSMLSQIEREKANPTIAITWRLANALGVQIGELLSSAEKAVETIRITDAHETPTLPGDHAGYVLRILGPMELAGKYEWYEVTLAPGGELASQPHDPGTTEHLTVIHGNLELEVGTAKKKVKNGGTARYPADQPHTIRNLGKTEGKALLVVIHR